DNA from Acidobacteriota bacterium:
CCAATAGAAATTTTTAGTCAAGCTATTTTATGACCAATTAATTTTTTATTTTACAAGGGTAAAACCAATTCAAGAAAACCGCTTATTGGTAACTGAAATGCGGCGCTGACAACCCCGGCTTGCCCTTTCTCTATCTGGAAGCTGCTTAAATCCTCTGGCATATTGCGAGGCTCACCCATTTTCAAGGCTGGAGTTTTCTCATGGGGTTTTCAAAACTCATAGTAAAATTGCCTAATAAATTAAAATCATTAATGATTCGTCGCCATATCGCCAGAACCCCGGCAGGATTACGTCTGGCTTTTTTCTGAGCGGTCACCACCCCGACTTTGCAGTCACCACCGGTACTTTAATTTATGCAATGCGATTTTAACCGGCAAACGATCAGCGATTTATTGCCGGTATTGGTAAAACCAATTCGCAATAAAAATATTATTCGACATCACCTTTTAAATTCGTTAAGATGGGGAGGCTTAACAAAAGCGCTCCACTTATTGAGTAACTATTGAAATTTCATTATTTAAAATTGGCGGGCGAGAGTCCCGAACGGTAAAAAAATGGTATGACCGATTCAAGCAAAAAGAAATTCAAAACCATTGATGCAGACCGCACCGGAACCATGCTGGAAGAAGTGATTCTGCAACTGCGTGAAAAGATTCAACGCGGCGAATTAAAACCCGGTGATCGACTACCTCCGGAACGTGACCTTGCGAAATTATTTGGGGTCAGTCGACCAACCCTGCGCGCCGCGATTCGTTCACTGGCAGCGGTTGGAGTTTTGCAAGCCAAGCAGGGAGCCGGTACGTTTGTGGCTGCCGCAAATGGTGCCCCGGAACTCGACAGCAGCCCGCTGCGATTGATGGCTGCGCTTCACGGGTTTACCGCCGGAGAAATGTTTGAAGCGCGTCGGGCGCTGGAAATGGCAATTGCAGGTTTTGCCGCCGAACGCGCCACCGGCGATCAAATGGCTTCGATGGCTGAAGAGTTGGCTGGCATGTATGCTTCGATTGATGCGCCTGAAGAATACCTGTTGCACGATATGCGGTTTCATCAAACGGTAGCTGCGGCTTCGGGCAATCGCATTCTCACAGCCCTGATGAATATGGTCGCCACCGTGCTTTTCGATGTTCGGGTTAAAACCGTTAAACGCGCCCACGATTTGAAAGAGTCTGCGGAAATGCACAGACAGATTTACCGCGCCATTCGCGAGCGCAATCCCGAAGCCGCGCGCAATGCCATGCGTGACCATCTGGTGCTGGCACAAAAAGCTCAGGAGTCTGAAGAGTTGGAACCTTTCGGGCAAAATAATGGGTCGCCACAATCTGAATGAAGCGACCAAAATTAGAAGTCGTCAATCGGCAAATCTTCAATTGATTCAATGAAAAAACTTTCGCCATTGAAAGTTTATCAATCTGTCATCTTCAGCTTGCTTGTCGAACCGTTTTAACGATTTCAACAAACTGTCGGGCGCGTTCCGAAATCAAACTGGCATTCCCTTCCCGCAAAGCCTTCAAATCCACAAGGTCTGAACCGACGCCGAGCGCACTGGCTCCGGCTTTCAAATAATCGGCGGCGGTTTTCAGCGTCACGCCGCCGGTCGGCACAATTTCAATCTGTGGAAGCGGCGCTTTTACGGATTTAATATAGCTTGCGCCGCCCATCGAATCCGCAGGGAAAACTTTGACGAAATCTGCGCCCGCGCGCCACGCCGTTAAAACTTCCGTCGGCGTCAACGCCCCTGGCATCACCGGAACGCTATAGGTTCGACAACATTCAATCGTGCTTACATCCAACGCCGGACTGACGACAAATTGCGCCCCTGCGAGAATGCAATGCCTGGCAGTCTCGGCGTCCAAAACCGTGCCGGCTCCGACCAGCGCGTCTTTGCCGAAGCGTTTGCATACCTCTTCAATGACCTTCACTGCGCCGGGCACTGTCATGGTAATTTCCAAGACCGATACGCCGCCTTCTTTAATCGCATCAATGGCGCGAATCGCTTCATCAGCGGAAGCCGCGCGCACCACAGGAATTAATCCGGTCTCTTTCAGGCAACTGATAATTTCATGTTTGTTCATAAAAATATTACCTGGCGACGCGCGCGGTGCCGCCTTTCATGGCGCGTTCAACTTCGGCAAGCGTGACCATCGTCGTATCGCCGGGTGTGGTCATCGCCAACGCCCCGTGCGCCGCGCCACATTCAACTGCGTACTGCGCGCCTCGCCCGTTCATCAATCCGTAAATCAACCCCGAGGCGAAGGAATCGCCGCCGCCGACTCTATCGAATATCTCAAGATTTTCGCGGGTCGGCGCTTGATAAAATTCACCGTCCGCATAACAGACTGCGCCCCAATCGTTGAGGCTCGCGGTCCTGGCATTTCTCAATGTCGTTGCGACCACTTTGAAATTGGCAAACTCCTGCACCGCGCGTTCAATCATTCGTCGGAAATTTCCGATGTCGAGTTTTGAATGATGCTCGTCCAACCCTTCGACGGCAAATCCCAGACAAGCCGTGAAATCTTCTTCATTGCCAATCATCACATCGACGAGCGGCGCAAGTTCGCGATTGACCTCCTGCGCTCTCGCTTTTCCGCCGATGGATTTCCAAAGCGATTCGCGATAATTGAGGTCATAAGAAATTATCGTTCGGTGTTTGCGCGCGGCTTCCATCGCTTCACGCGCCACCAATGGCGTGCTTTCAGACAAAGCGCAGAAGATTCCCCCTGTGTGAAACCAGCGCGCGCCTTCCTCTCCGAAAATTTTTTCCCAATCGATTTCGCCGGGTTGCAGTTGTGAAATCGCCGTATGTCCACGGTCTGAACATCCGAGCGCGGCGCGAATACCGAAACCGCGTTCGGTGAAATTCATGCCATTGCGAACCGCGCGCCCGACGCCGTCATATTTCACCCACTTGACGTGAGATTGATCAACGCCGCCCTGATAAATCAAATCCTGAACCAGTCTGCCAACCGGATTATCAGCAAACGCGGTGACGACTGCGGTGTCCAATCCGAAACATCTTTTTAAACCGCGCGCCACGTTGTATTCGCCGCCGCCTTCCCAAACTTGAAAAGTGCGCGTCGTATGAATGCGGCTATCGCCCGGGTCGAGGCGCAACATCACTTCACCGAGACCGACCAAATCCCAGCGACAATGCTCTTTTGATTTCACTTGTAATGATTCGGACATAGCTGATTAATTCGCCTCTAATTTTACCGGCTCAAGTTTTGGTGAAAGTAAATGAATAATCAACAGGGCAAATAGATATGCAGAGGCGGCAATGATAAACACCGGCACGTAGCTTCCCGTGCGTTCGAGAATTTCGCCGACCAGACGCGCAATCAACATGCCGCCGACCGCGCCAGCCATGCCGCCGATGCCAACTACTGAGCCGACCGCGTGGCGCGGGAAGGTATCTGAAGCAATCGT
Protein-coding regions in this window:
- a CDS encoding FadR/GntR family transcriptional regulator — protein: MTDSSKKKFKTIDADRTGTMLEEVILQLREKIQRGELKPGDRLPPERDLAKLFGVSRPTLRAAIRSLAAVGVLQAKQGAGTFVAAANGAPELDSSPLRLMAALHGFTAGEMFEARRALEMAIAGFAAERATGDQMASMAEELAGMYASIDAPEEYLLHDMRFHQTVAAASGNRILTALMNMVATVLFDVRVKTVKRAHDLKESAEMHRQIYRAIRERNPEAARNAMRDHLVLAQKAQESEELEPFGQNNGSPQSE
- a CDS encoding bifunctional 2-keto-4-hydroxyglutarate aldolase/2-keto-3-deoxy-6-phosphogluconate aldolase; the encoded protein is MNKHEIISCLKETGLIPVVRAASADEAIRAIDAIKEGGVSVLEITMTVPGAVKVIEEVCKRFGKDALVGAGTVLDAETARHCILAGAQFVVSPALDVSTIECCRTYSVPVMPGALTPTEVLTAWRAGADFVKVFPADSMGGASYIKSVKAPLPQIEIVPTGGVTLKTAADYLKAGASALGVGSDLVDLKALREGNASLISERARQFVEIVKTVRQAS
- a CDS encoding sugar kinase, which gives rise to MSESLQVKSKEHCRWDLVGLGEVMLRLDPGDSRIHTTRTFQVWEGGGEYNVARGLKRCFGLDTAVVTAFADNPVGRLVQDLIYQGGVDQSHVKWVKYDGVGRAVRNGMNFTERGFGIRAALGCSDRGHTAISQLQPGEIDWEKIFGEEGARWFHTGGIFCALSESTPLVAREAMEAARKHRTIISYDLNYRESLWKSIGGKARAQEVNRELAPLVDVMIGNEEDFTACLGFAVEGLDEHHSKLDIGNFRRMIERAVQEFANFKVVATTLRNARTASLNDWGAVCYADGEFYQAPTRENLEIFDRVGGGDSFASGLIYGLMNGRGAQYAVECGAAHGALAMTTPGDTTMVTLAEVERAMKGGTARVAR